From the Streptococcus halotolerans genome, the window CAGCTTCTAAATTTCGGAAAACTTTCTCGTATTTTTTCATATTTTCATGTATTTTCTAAGTTGTCTATTTTTTACAGACAAGATACCTTATTTTAACAAAATTGAAGCAAAATGTCGCCAAACAACTTGCCTACAAATTTGAAATCGATTACACTTATCTTGTAAATAAATTTATCTACGCTTTACTGCAAAAAAATCTGGAGCAATCCTAGTAAACTATAAAAGGAGTTTGACTCAAATGGGAAAATTTGAATCTCAAGCTAAAGATCTCTTGACTGCCATAGGTGGTAAGGAAAACATCAAAGCTGTTACCCACTGTGCGACCCGCATGCGTTTTGTTTTGAATGATGACAGCAAAGCGAATGTTGCTGAAATTGAAAAGATTTCAGCTGTTAAAGGTACCTTTACTAATGCTGGACAATTCCAAGTGATTATCGGTAACGATGTGCCTATTTTCTATAATGACTTTACAGCCGTTTCAGGTGTTGAAGGGGTTTCTAAGGAAGCAGCTAAATCTGCCGCTAAAAGTAATCAAAATCCTGTCCAACGCGTCATGACGATGTTGGCTGAGATTTTCACTCCAATCATTCCAGCGATTATCGTTGGTGGTTTGATTCTCGGTTTCCGTAATGTCTTAGAATCTGTGGGGATGCCATGGCTAGGACAACAAATCGCAGATGGTGCCAAAGTTTTTGATGCTGATGGCAATCCTGTCTGGAACACTATAACAATGGTGTCACCATTCTGGAATGGTGTCAATCATTTCCTTTGGTTACCAGGTGAAGCGATTTTCCACTTCTTACCAGTAGGAATTACATGGTCTGTTTCTCGTAAAATGGGAACCACTCAAATCCTTGGTATCGTTCTTGGTATCTGTTTGGTTTCACCACAGTTGCTCAATGCCTATGCCGTAGCTGGCACACCAGCAGCTGAAATAGCTAAAGATTGGGTGTGGGATTTTGGTGCTTTCACCATCAACCGTATCGGTTACCAAGCGCAGGTTATTCCAGCCCTTCTAGCAGGACTTAGTTTGTCCTACCTTGAGATTTTCTGGCGCAAACGTATTCCAGAAATGGTGTCGATGATCTTTGTCCCATTTCTATCATTACTTCCAGCCCTAATCTTGGCTCACACTGTTTTGGGGCCACTTGGTTGGACCATCGGTAAAGGCATTTCATTTGTCGTCTTGGCTGGATTGACAGGACCTGTGAAATGGCTATTTGGTGCTATCTTTGGTGCCCTTTATGCGCCACTTGTTATCACTGGTCTCCACCATATGACTAATGCTATTGATACGCAACTGATTGCAGATACAGCTTCTAAAACAACTGGTCTATGGCCAATGATTGCTTTGTCAAATATGGCGCAAGGTTCAGCTGTATTAGCTTATTTCTTCATGAATCGCAAAAACGAGCGTGAAGCTGAAATCTCACTGCCGGCTGCTATCTCAGCCTATCTTGGTGTTACCGAACCAGCTCTTTTCGGTGTCAATGTTAAATACGTGTACCCATTTGTAGCCGGTATGATTGGTTCTGGTATTGCAGGGCTTTTATCAACGACTATGAATGTTCAAGCCAACGCTATCGGTGTTGGTGGTATTCCAGGCTTCCTTGCCATCAATGTTAAATACATGGTCCCATTCTTCATTTGTATGGCAGTTGCTCTTGTTGTACCGTTTGTCTTAACCATTGTTTTCCGTAAAGCTAAGATTTTAACAAAAGCTGAGGATGAAAAATTAGCCTCACAAGCGGCTCTTGCTAGTGCAGAGGATGAAACACCAGCAGCTACAACTGCTACGACAACATCAGCAGTAGGAACAGTTTCTTCAATCCATAGCCCACTTGCTGGTGAAGCAAAACCACTTTCGGAAGCTGTTGACCCAGTCTTTGCTCAAGGTGTTATGGGACAAGGGGTTCTTATTGAACCATCTGAGGGTGAGTTAGTGTCACCTGCAGCGGGGACGATTTCTGTTCTTTTCCCATCAAAACATGCTGTTGGACTTGTAACCGATGAAGGTGTGGAAATGCTTATGCACATCGGTATGGACACCGTAAACCTTGACGGAAAAGGGTTCACAGCCCATGTTGCCCAAGGGGATAAAGTGGCTGTTGGCGATCCCTTGATTTCATTTGATATAGCAGCTATTAAAGCAGCGGGGTATCCAGTTGAGACACCAGTTATTGTAACAAATCATAGCGATTATCAAATTGACATTTTGGGCAATTTACCTCGTCAGATGACGCGTGGAGAGGATCTTTTGACTGCAAAGAAACAATAACAGAATAAAGAGGAAGCATGATTTCACAAAAAGAATGGCATAAGCTAATGGATCAAAAATTGTACAACCCTTATAAGGTTGGTGGTGATTCATGGCAAAACGTTCATCAAGCACAGAAAACGTTTAATGAGTCTGAGTTTTGGCACGATGATTCTGCCTTAAAAGCTCTTCGCCTTTGCTTTGCAGAAGCCCCTGAGGATATGGTACTAACGCCTCCAGTTTATTTTGATCATGGTAATCGGATTCGATTTGGAAAGCATTTTTATGCGAATACAGGTTTGACTATTTTAGATGAGCATCATGTCACTTTTGGAGACAATGTATTTTTAGCGCCACATGTCAGTATTTATACGGCCGGACATCCCATAGACGCTTTTGTCCGCAATACCGAGTTAGAATATGCAAAACCAGTAACGTTAGGGTCAAATATTTGGGTCGGGGGAAATGTGGTGATCAATCCAGGTGTGACGATTGGAGATAATGTTGTTATTGGTTCAGGTTCTGTTGTGACCAAAGATATTCCAAGCAATGTTGTAGCTGCAGGGAATCCTTGCCGTGTGATACGCTCGATTACGGATGCAGATAGAGACTACTGGCATAAACAGTATCAAGACTATCTTAAAGACCAGTGATGCTTATGAGAAGCATGGATGTGTGAGTTTTAGAAAGGACTTATATGGCAATCGACAAACGTAAGGTTGTTTATCAAATTTACCCAAAATCATTTAAAGACACCACAGGTAGTGGTACTGGTGACCTCAATGGGGTGACTGAAAACTTACCTTATCTGAACGAATTGGGGATTGATATGATCTGGCTCAATCCTTTTTACCCAAGCCCCCAACGTGATAATGGCTATGATGTGGCTGACTACACCGCTGTCAATCCAGATTTTGGCACGATGGCAGACTTTGAAGCTATGGTGGCGCGTGGTAAAGAGTTGGGTATTGATTTTATGTTGGATATGGTGTTAAACCACTGTTCAACGGAACATGAATGGTTCCAGAAAGCTCTAGCTGGTGATCCCTATTACCAAGATTTCTTTATCTTGCGTGATGAGCCGACTGACTGGGTTTCTAAGTTCGGTGGCAATGCTTGGGCACCGTTTGGTGATACTGGAAAATACTATCTCCACCTCTTTGATGTGACACAAGCTGACCTAAACTGGCGCAATCCCAATGTCCGTGAAGAACTCTTTAAAGTGGTTAAATTCTGGCAAAACAAAGGGGTTAAAGGTTTTCGTTTCGATGTGATTAATTTGATTGGTAAGGATGAGGTTCTTGAAGACTGTCCTATCAATGATGGAAAACCAGCTTATACTGACCGCCCTATTACGCATGATTACCTTCATGAACTCAACCAAGCTAGCTTTGGACAGGATGATTCTTTCATGACCGTTGGGGAAATGTCAGCGACAACCGTTGAAAACTGCATCCTGTACACCGCTCCAGATCGCGAAGAATTGTCAATGGCCTTTAACTTCCATCACTTAAAAGTAGATTACCAAGATGGGCAAAAATGGACTATTATGGATTTTGACTTTGTCGCACTTCGTGATCTCTTTCATTCATGGGGTGAGGGCATGAGCCAAGGCAACGGCTGGAATGCTCTGTTCTACAACAACCATGACCAACCACGTGCCCTTAATCGTTTTGTGGACATTAAGCGTTTCCGCAATGAAGGTGCAACCATGCTGGCAGCTTCTATTCACCTATCACGCGGGACACCGTACATCTACATGGGTGAAGAAATCGGGATGATTGATCCAGATTTTGAGTCAATGGCTGATTATGTGGATGTTGAGAGTCTCAATGCCTATCAAATTATGCTAGATGAGGGTAAGACACCAGAAGAAGCTTTCGCGATTATCAAAGCCAAGTCGCGTGATAATTCTCGCACACCGATGCAATGGGATGCCAGTGATAATGCTGGATTCACCACAGATACACCATGGCTCAAGGCAGGCAAATCTTACGAAACGATTAATGTGGCTAATGAAAAAAACGGTGTTATCTTCAAGTTTTATCAAGATCTTATCCGACTTCGTAAAGACATGCCGATTATTTCCGAAGGGGATTATAAGGCAGCCTATCAAGATAGCGAGTCTGTTTACGCCTTTGAGCGTGAGTTAGACGGTCAAAAACTACTTGTCCTTAACAACTTCTACGACAAGGAGGTTGAATTAGACCTGTCAGCTGATTACCAAAATGCTCAAGTCCTAATCAGCAACTATGATACTGAAACGATCGGTGAAACCGTAACCCTAAAACCCTACCAAACGATTGCGATATTGGCAAACTAGAGCTATCGATTTTGTTCAAGAAGGGATAGACCCCAGCTCAGATTGGAGAAAAATATCCAAAATGGACTTTTTCTTCAATCTTTTTT encodes:
- the treP gene encoding PTS system trehalose-specific EIIBC component yields the protein MGKFESQAKDLLTAIGGKENIKAVTHCATRMRFVLNDDSKANVAEIEKISAVKGTFTNAGQFQVIIGNDVPIFYNDFTAVSGVEGVSKEAAKSAAKSNQNPVQRVMTMLAEIFTPIIPAIIVGGLILGFRNVLESVGMPWLGQQIADGAKVFDADGNPVWNTITMVSPFWNGVNHFLWLPGEAIFHFLPVGITWSVSRKMGTTQILGIVLGICLVSPQLLNAYAVAGTPAAEIAKDWVWDFGAFTINRIGYQAQVIPALLAGLSLSYLEIFWRKRIPEMVSMIFVPFLSLLPALILAHTVLGPLGWTIGKGISFVVLAGLTGPVKWLFGAIFGALYAPLVITGLHHMTNAIDTQLIADTASKTTGLWPMIALSNMAQGSAVLAYFFMNRKNEREAEISLPAAISAYLGVTEPALFGVNVKYVYPFVAGMIGSGIAGLLSTTMNVQANAIGVGGIPGFLAINVKYMVPFFICMAVALVVPFVLTIVFRKAKILTKAEDEKLASQAALASAEDETPAATTATTTSAVGTVSSIHSPLAGEAKPLSEAVDPVFAQGVMGQGVLIEPSEGELVSPAAGTISVLFPSKHAVGLVTDEGVEMLMHIGMDTVNLDGKGFTAHVAQGDKVAVGDPLISFDIAAIKAAGYPVETPVIVTNHSDYQIDILGNLPRQMTRGEDLLTAKKQ
- a CDS encoding sugar O-acetyltransferase gives rise to the protein MISQKEWHKLMDQKLYNPYKVGGDSWQNVHQAQKTFNESEFWHDDSALKALRLCFAEAPEDMVLTPPVYFDHGNRIRFGKHFYANTGLTILDEHHVTFGDNVFLAPHVSIYTAGHPIDAFVRNTELEYAKPVTLGSNIWVGGNVVINPGVTIGDNVVIGSGSVVTKDIPSNVVAAGNPCRVIRSITDADRDYWHKQYQDYLKDQ
- the treC gene encoding alpha,alpha-phosphotrehalase yields the protein MAIDKRKVVYQIYPKSFKDTTGSGTGDLNGVTENLPYLNELGIDMIWLNPFYPSPQRDNGYDVADYTAVNPDFGTMADFEAMVARGKELGIDFMLDMVLNHCSTEHEWFQKALAGDPYYQDFFILRDEPTDWVSKFGGNAWAPFGDTGKYYLHLFDVTQADLNWRNPNVREELFKVVKFWQNKGVKGFRFDVINLIGKDEVLEDCPINDGKPAYTDRPITHDYLHELNQASFGQDDSFMTVGEMSATTVENCILYTAPDREELSMAFNFHHLKVDYQDGQKWTIMDFDFVALRDLFHSWGEGMSQGNGWNALFYNNHDQPRALNRFVDIKRFRNEGATMLAASIHLSRGTPYIYMGEEIGMIDPDFESMADYVDVESLNAYQIMLDEGKTPEEAFAIIKAKSRDNSRTPMQWDASDNAGFTTDTPWLKAGKSYETINVANEKNGVIFKFYQDLIRLRKDMPIISEGDYKAAYQDSESVYAFERELDGQKLLVLNNFYDKEVELDLSADYQNAQVLISNYDTETIGETVTLKPYQTIAILAN